ACCGGGAGGACACTCTGGTAGTTTGTAGCTAACACGGACGCATTCCTCGCCAACCATTCTGGAGCCAGGTTCGCAAAACGGACTTTCGCCGATGCAGAGATTACCGCGTAGAGTGCTTCCATATGCGCAGGAAATCGTACGGCGGACTTCACGCTCACATTCCTTTCCCTTCAGTGTATAGCCGACCGGGCAGATCAAGCGTTGCGAGATGCACCGATCGTTCACCACTTGGAAATCGGACGGACAATTGATCGGTTGTCGGTCCAACTTTGTGCACTGGCCTCCTGAGAACGTGTAACCATATTCGCACTGTGGTGGTCGGGCTAATATGCACAGATTGTCACGTATGCGTGTTTCAGGCGGACATATCGGCCGTCGGTATTCCGTTTTAACGCAACGACCTCCGACGTAATCGTAACCGTGCTCACAGACAGGACTGCCAATTACGCACAAACCACGTACAAGCCGTGACGATGGTGGACACGAAAGAGTACGCTGTTCCACGCGCACGCATGTGTTACCCTCCAGCTGGAATCCGGCTGAACAGCTTGTTTGTGCGATACACTCTCCATCGATCAGCACAAATCCATCTCGACAATTAATAACCGTATGTTCTTCGCGTCGACACAAATCCTTGTGCATGTAGTAGTCAGATGGGCAGGTTGGAATGGTGACACAGTAACCTTGTTTCATGATGCTTCCAATAGCACAGGTGGCGGCCTTTTCATGCACGGTCACACATGTTCCATCCTCATTCCGATAGCCTGATGGGCAATTTGGTCGCATGTAGACACAGAGGTCCCCTACCTGCTGGAAACCTTCCCGACAGGAGGCAGACTGTGTCTGTAGACGCACGCATCGATCACCTTGCAGAATACTGCCCGCAGCACAAGTCATCGTGTGATAAGCGATACACTGACCGGATTCCATGGTATAGCCGTACGGACAATCCAGCTGTGTGACGGAACGCCGTGTACATACACCATTGTTCATGTTGAATCCTGCGGGGCAGGAAGCTGCTTGCGTCGACTGAATCGTCGGTACCCTTTGTGTGGCACATCCAGTTGCACAAGGAAACCCGCAAACACCGGTTGTGCAAGGATTTACACAGCCACCATACATGCAGGGACTTGGAGCAGGTGCCGGAGCTGCAGGTGCCATTGTACCGTGACACTGTCCGCCGTAGTAACTGTAACCTGCTGGACAGGATGGATAGGATATTTCCTGAATTTCACAAACACCATTCCTGGCAATACTTCCGTCACGACATTGAGCCGCAATGCTCGTTTGACACCGGTCCCGATGCATGGTAGAACCTGGAGGGCAAACTTTGGGCGTAGTCATCTGCATCACACACTGGCTGCCCTGCAGCGTGTAGCCCTCCATGCAGATCATGTCACGCGAAATACACTGTTCGCCCTCTAGTACTGTACCACTCGGACAAGACATCGCCGTCTTGGTCGTGCTTACACACATGGAATCGACCTTTCTGTAGTTGTAACCATACTCGCACTGTGGTTGCGCCAGACATCGACCTCGGACATATGAAAACCCAACTTCACACGTTGGTGACATCTGCTCTTCCCGCACACATTCTCCACCGCGCGATACCGCTCCCGGTGGACAATCGTCGACGTGCATAACACACTTACCGTTGCGGAACTGAGCTCCTGCCGGACAGCGCGGTTGCTCTCGGATCTGTTGTACACAAATACCGTCACGCAGTACGAATCCAGTATCGCATCTCGGTTCAGCCACAACGCACTGTTCATTGCGTTGAGTACTGCCGGGTGGACAGGTGTGTCGGCCAACCAGTTCCCGTACGCACTCACCATTCCTTAGCGTGAATCCCGCCTCACACCTCACTGATGATGAAATACACTCGCCACCTAACAGGCGCATCTCACGGGGACAGGTCGCGGGTTGTTGGTTGTACCGGACACACTGCATGTACTCGAGCTTGAAGTCACGCGGACAAATCTCCCGCTCTAATTCGCAGACATCGCCCACTAGACGTGCTCCGTTCGGGCAGGAGACGGGTCTTCGTTCTTGattcacacaaacaccgcCACCGCGATCAGTGAAGCCCGAAGGACAGCTTATTTCTTGCACAATGCACACACCGCCTTGGGGTCTCGTCCCAGGTGGACAAAGTGGAGCAGTACGGTGCTCCAGCATACATTGGCCGCCGGAAGCTCGGTACTCTGGTGGGCACTCCGGGTTTTCCATGACACACTTACCCTCGGAAAAGGAACCGGCCCCACAGTTGACCGGGACTTGCTCACGTAGAATACATATGCCATTTTCCTTTTGATAATCTGATGGACACTCAGGCCCTGTGTTGTAGTGACATACGTCTCCCACTGGCCTAAATCCCGGTGGACATGTTGTTTGGATGGCCGTATTCTTGATGCACTGTCCATACCCATCGCTCACGAATGGATAGCGACACTCGGCGGataccacacaaacaccgTCCTGCAGCATGCCACGCTCGCAGCGCGCCTCTTGGGTGGTGTGCTGAACGCAATCCTCGTAACTCAGATCATACCCGGCCGGACAGGTAAGCTGTTCGACGTGGCTACTCTCTTGGGTGCGTGTTTCGATCGGCTTCGATGCTAGCTTTATGCACTGGTTGCCCACCTGTATGTAACCTACCTCACAAGTACATGTTACTattggtggtggcggtggtggggGCGGTGGTGGGGGCAGTGGTGGTGGAACTTGTACCtttccacacatttgcgtAGCACATGAGGCTTGCAGCTGACATTGTCCATTGACAAGGTTGTATCCTTGCTGACAAGCAGCCTGACCGACACAGGTGTTCCCGACCAGATTAAAGCCTGGTCCACAGTAGCTTAAAGACTGCAAGCATTGCCCATTACGATATATGCTTCCAGCGGGACAAGTAACGGAAGGCCTCGAAGTCGAAATCCCACCGCCTACTGGTAAGAGATCCTGGATTCCACCACCGACTGGCAAATTTTTAGGAGTGCTTAGTACATAAGGACTAAAGCTGTTATAAGCTAGTTGACGATTTGGTCGTTTTAAAATGCCATTTCTTACAATTGTTACATTCCCATCAGTTACATTAGCAGCAGTAACATTCCCATCAGTTTCATTTTCACCAGCAGGAATTCGTGATATTGTTTCATTCCTGGATACACTAACGACGAACGCGACGTGCAACATCCACACCAACAGTAGGCCGCGAAATAGATACTGTAGAAAGAAAACCCAGAATAGTACATAAGCTATTAGCATAGAGAAGCACCGGAGGACTTCTTCAGCAGATCACTATAGAGAGGATGTAAAGTAGGAAAATTAACTAATGTGCGAACGTTTCCTAAGTTTCATAATAAAACCGCGAATGCTTGAAACTCCTTACATGCCGTAAAATGGATAtcaactagtgttgtgcttaatgaatcttttgcgaagagtcattcatatgaatctttaaccagaagtcattcaaatcaggagtcGACTCCCTAAGGACTCATGAACCcacagagattcatgaatcctcagagattcaaaATCTCAAACTCAAAcctttgaggattcataaatctctgaggattcatgaatcttggaggattcatgaatctttgaagattcatgaatctctgaggattcatgaatctttgagggttcatgaatctcgaggattcatgaatctcgagCATTCCTGgatctttggaatagagatttagatttattcattcatttcaatctgaatctgaattaccCAACACTAATATCAACGCCTGTTCAGGATTCGAATTCATTAATACAGTTGCGCCATGGAGGTGTCAGCGTCGACAccttaaaaagaaaatattggtaTGGTTTCAAATTCAGAATTACTAGTTTGGTTCAAAAGCAAACGTCAAATGAGAGAATTTCATGTAATGTATCGCTATCAAAGCACCACCATGGTCAGTGGGTAGACCATggcaattgaataaaaaaaccagAGATagagaaataaagcaaagaatTAGAGACTGAGTTTTTTGGAATTCTACATCCTTTAAGTACCAAGTGTTTGAAACTCCTTGAAGTGGAGTCCTTGACGGGTAGCGACTTACAGACGCTCATACACGCTCCCCGGTGTACTTGAATATCTTTGCTAGTGTTTTTGGTTCCTCCTTTCTCTCTCCAGCGGTTTAGTTAGTTCGGCGTGTCCAACAACCACTCTCGTATCTCTTTCTGTCCTTCCTTCTTACCAGGACGGTCAGTTCGGCGTGTCCAACGGCCAACCTTATTCCCTCTCTTTCCAGGTCGGTCAGTTCGGCGTCTCCAACGACCGCTCCTCTTACCCCTCCTATCCTCTACCAACACCAAAACTCTCACCGGACTAGGCCGTACCCTACAACGCCCTACATCATTCATGTAAGTTAGCACACACTTCATCTTTTTCGTCGATGATTTAAAGTCTCACATATAGATGGCGCTGAGCGCAACTTGAAGACACCAAGAGGTAAAATCTATCGATCATAATTCATGGAGAACTGCTCTCAATCACACAATCTTTATGTTCCTTCGGGTTCTAATGTACTGCATTGTATCATTTACACGAACTACTTGATATAGTTGAACATCCACAATGATACTAAGATACTCCTTCCCAAGTCCCATTCCTTCGTCCCACTATTTGGTGTATCTTAATTTGCCTCTATGAAAATGTCACAACTTCCACGGGATGGATTTCATCAGTGCCGCACACCCGTTAAAGCCTTCCACACGTTCAAACCCACCTGTCTTACAGCTGTTTCCATCGCGAACACTCTTAATCACACCGTAAATCCCAACGAGTGTTACGGCGTTCACCATATAACAACTTGATTAACACTGACCCCCAAAAGAGTTTTGGTATGATTTAAATACTCTTTGCTTCTACTGACTATCATTACTCTGAGGTCAAAACGCACTTTTAAAGAAGAAGCGTTCAATAAGTGGAACGAATGGTATAGTTATTTTTGTCTTGTACTTCTGGTGTACAGCAGAGTTacgtaaaatgaaaatgtctcGTGGAGGAACGCACAAACGCGTAATACTTTGATGAATCTTATCAACGAGTTATTTCAAAACGTCTGACTTGGTCGTTCTTTCGAGAATAAAATATTCCGTGAAGTAGCATTGTTCAATGGCAAGTTTCGTTACTACAGGGTTTTTCAATACACATCTTTGGCCATCGTCTTTGGGGTAACTGCCGTTCAAGTGATCCATGATCGAATATTATTGATGCgatcatttttcataccgGATGATTGAAGGACGTTGCCACGAGGATTCAAGCCACATAGTCCGGCCAGAGAAGATGTGCGTGTGTTAGTTATTGTGTATGAATCTGCCTACACagtttgtgtatttatttgtttgtaaaataaaataaaaagagataGGATAGATCGAATGCAAGGTACTGATTCGCGCATACGAAAATGATATTGTGAACCATGTACATATGTTAAAAATGCCGAGAATGTTTCTATCAATGAATGTTCTTTTGgccttttgtttgtgtgctttctgATCAGTATGCTAGCAAATCTATTTCGAATCGGGTTAAAATGATCCCTGCAATTTTGTTCCTAATCATTTTAGGAATGTTAAGGTTAACACCGAAAGGTTATCATGACTCGATGGATGTTGGAGTTCTTGAACGCTAGTGGTATTCATCGGTTTAGTCAAAATTCAGAGCTCGTGCTGAAGGTACTCGTGCTGACGTTTTGAAATGTATCACGAAATTTGGATTATCACCGTGGTGCTTTTCGTACAACAGAGCCATTCTGTTGATATCGCACCCCAAAGTGTATCGATTCCGAGAGTTTGTCTAAACGGTGTGAAAAATGAATTGGGCAATTGTGTTTGCAAACCCGGTTTCGGTGAGTACAGAGGCAACTGTTTTCAAACTACCGCACCTTCGACCTGCCCGTTGAGTTCTAACTTATGGAATGGAGTTTGTAAACCAACATATCTACCGAGAGAGGAAGTCATTCCGGCGATGCAAAAGTACGTTGTTGTACCTCCATTGCGAGTGCAGCTCGATCCGGTCTACACGGAGCAGGCAGTTCCAGACGATGAAGATGGTGAAGACGATAACGTGTACACGCCATCGATTCAGGATCAGTATTTCAACGTAAGCTACCATAAAATCGTTAACAACGGCAATGTTATTAAGAACGAAACGACTCATCACACGAAAAACGTGAACAATTTCATAGTTCACATAACtcgcaaaaaagggaacggcATAAGAACGGTTGTGATaagaaataatgaaacaaccGTACATGAAGAAGAACCTAGCAAGAATCAAACCGCCATAAAAGATGATGACGGAAGCGAAGAATTCCTAGAAGGAGCCACTACAACCGAAGCGCCCATCGCGAATCGGTCATGTTGTACGATCGTTTCGCCAAGAGTTTGCCGAAAGCAGTCGGACGAGTGGGTTTGCTTCCACAGGAAGCAGTACGTATGCAGCAAGGTTTGCACTGCTAAAACCATGTATTTAAAGCCCAAAAAACCATATTATCAAGATCCTTGGCTGATTATGCCACCGATGTTGAACCCCTTCGCACAATTAGATCTCTGCCAGTTCGGCGAGTGTCCACAACCAGGTAGGCTGACGTACGTCAAAGCTACGCCCAGTGCATAAAACGATGTCATACGATGATAATTTCAGATTGTTCCGGTTGCCTTCAAGGAAGGCGTCGATGTCATCCGACGTGCTACACGTACGACTGCATGCGGGATAATAGCTGCCAATTTATCGATCTGGAGGAGATCTGCAAGAATAAAACGGAAGGGATATGTGGTTTGCTGGGAAATAAAACCGCCGCAGTGCCAAcaccccaaaaccaaaaaaagaaaacaaactcaatTAAGGAGGGTGATGCTTAATGAGTGAACGAATAGCTCGCTAATAATCGACTACTTACAAAGTTtacacaataaaataattgaactCACCGATTTTATATCTACACTTTAATTCCTTTATGAGTGCTTTTCTTTATGTATTCAACTTATTTACCGGCACAATAAACTCAAGTGGTCCAAGTGATCTCTACCGTTTCCGGCactttttgattttatttaccctggtagctggatagttaggcctgcgtacgggggattggtctggatgggatatTGTAGCGGTCCTGGATCCCTTTCGATTGTCTACATTCTACTTCGGAAACACAATATACAATCTGCCTAGTGTTAGTGAGTGCGCTGTTCAAAAGTTTTCCTCATCATCATATTCCTCtccgaaaaataaatcattatttgTCACACCATCTCCTGAGTTGAAGCTGCCATCCGTTTCATCATCGGTTATTAACGTTACCGTGGTGGTGGTACTGGTAGTAGGCTTTTTCTCCTCCCATTTTTCCTTGTAGCGAGGGTGGGAAGCTGGAGCGGCCATGTACGGATTATCGATACCTAGCGTACAATTTTTTATCGTAACGGTCGTACCGTCCCTAACTACGGCACACTTGGCCGTCGGTACACCCCAATCATCTGATACCTCGTTCGACACGCGGAAATCGTCCGGATCGCTGTAGATCATGTTCGACGGATCGAGCGCAGGATCAAACGACGGCATACCCACATTTCCCCAGGCAGGATCGATCTGATCATGTCCGTAGCAGCCGGGTGCGCAATTTTCGTAGCTGTTGGCACAGTCACCGGTAACGAAACAAGGTGCCTGATGGTAGTAGAATGGACGCAGGACTGGCCCGCGTCTGTACCTTGGACCTACGTCGAATGCGTCATCATAACACCCGCGGCAGTGATCATGAATTCTCGAATGCCCGTTAAACGCTTCATAGCCCACACCATAGTGGTCGTAGCACCCAGCACATACAACACTCATGTTGGCCAGCTTTCCGCATACCACGTACGGCCAATCGTCAATGTACACACAGGTAGGCTTTTCCGGCTGGGGTACATACGCGATCTTCTCCTCACAGTCGCCCGTAGTTTTGTTGCACCGCTTCCGCTTCTGTATGTGAATAATCTTAGAGGTGCACTGAGGGCCACAGGTTTGGGATTTCTGATGCTTGCAGCGAATTCCATGCGATGACGAATGACAGGATTTGGGTCGCACAGCCGTACAGCAGGGTTCGTTTTTGGAGccagttcggttcggttcggcgACATCGTCCGGTATGCCATCGGTAAGATTCGTATACACATGTATATTATTCACGTTAGTGTTGTTAAGCGTGGTTGGCATATGTATGTGATTGGTGTTGTTCACTATGTTGGTGAGGCGAATGACTGTCGTGACATTGACGGGCACACGATAGTGTACACTGTTTTCGTAGTCTTCCGTTTCATCGTCGATCTGACTCGTATCAGGAGCAACGATGACTGTGCGATCCAGCTCCTTGAGCATGGGTTTCCGGGTTGGTTTAACTACCGTCGGTCCAGCTGGCATTGATCCAACTGGTTTCACAGGCACTAGTATTTCGAACGGCTGTGCCGTTTGTATTACAGGTTCGATAATATGCGGTAGACAAGGCTGTGCTTGTCTTTTCTGTCGATGCGCTTTTGCCTCTTCGATACAATCCCGATATGCTTCATATTCGGTTTGTTCACACACAGTGTCTTCCACGCCCGGCAGTTCACAAGGTGTGGGGGCACCATCCAGGCTACTGCCAATAAGACAGATTGCCACCGTCATTAGTACTACAAAATTCATCTGcatcgtagaaaaaaaaagaaaaatcataacaggTAAATAAACTGGTGCTACTCTGGAGAATGATTCAAactttcgttttgttgatatttttttctcaatgcTCAATTTCAACTGATTTTCCAGGACATATGACCTCAGTAGCAGGTCCGTAAAATAATAGGCAAAGTGGCATGCATCTTCGAAGCGACGTGAGGAAGCCCAGTGAAGTATACCAAGTATCGTAAGCTTAATTTGCTAATTAATCCGACAAGTTAACAAGTTCACATGGCCTAAAATTGCTAATGCCCAGGATTTTCAGACGGCATTGAAATTATTAATTGTTGTTCCATCGTACATATAACTCGCCACAAGCGCTTAAAAGGTAGTGCGATCAATAAAAGCAAATTCTTCCGAAACAATCCGCAGCAGAACtccataataataatagagAGTCAAACCTGTTGGGACCGCCGAGTTAAACACACCGGATCTTTTGGATCACTTTAGGGCACTTTTCCTAGGAGGCAGGATGTCTGTAGTGGAACCGTTGCAATACCTCGGCAAGGaagaagaacaagaagaaCCGATAATTCATCGCATTAATCATTTGGCCAATTTTGATCAATCATTTCTAGGAACAACCATTACCGGTATCCAATACATCAAGTTCTATGACACACGCATCTACAAATCGGGCACAAGTGACACCTTACTGATACCACAAACGATGCTGTTGCATATTTTCTTATCTCAGTAAGAATTTGGCAACTTTTTATTTCGTCACACCAAATGACGATAGCTGAACTTCTAGCCGTGAATCATACTTTCTCCTTCTTAACAAGACACATCCTTTGTTGGTGGGCAATTTATATCTGACACCATTGCGCAAGAATGCTGCTTGAAATGATGCTACTGAACCAAGTAATGCCTacttgttgtgtgttgtactGACCTCTGAGAACAGTGCAAACAGTTAACAGAACCCAGTATGAACCTACGAGATGATGCACGTCTGAAAAAGTACTGAAAGCCTCAAGCTAGACCACATCGTATGTGGCAAAATCGCATGCTCGCCTTTGTTATCGCTTGCAGCGGACTTGATATTGGAAGATACCATTTCTTTATCTTGTACACCAACCGACACATAGCCCCATGCAGGTTTTTAGAAATTCTTGTCATTAGGTTCAGTGCGTAAGTGGCGTATAAAACTTATCGATGGAAAGAGATTTTCCTCACTATTAGTTGTTACAGACTGCAAGACAAAATCGAAATCAACAAATCTGAAGGCTTTTATGGGTATTACACCGCGCGCCGTTAATCACGTTACGGAAATTGTCGTTATTCGACATTCTTAGTA
This region of Anopheles marshallii chromosome 2, idAnoMarsDA_429_01, whole genome shotgun sequence genomic DNA includes:
- the LOC128717833 gene encoding uncharacterized protein LOC128717833 codes for the protein MYHEIWIITVVLFVQQSHSVDIAPQSVSIPRVCLNGVKNELGNCVCKPGFGEYRGNCFQTTAPSTCPLSSNLWNGVCKPTYLPREEVIPAMQKYVVVPPLRVQLDPVYTEQAVPDDEDGEDDNVYTPSIQDQYFNVSYHKIVNNGNVIKNETTHHTKNVNNFIVHITRKKGNGIRTVVIRNNETTVHEEEPSKNQTAIKDDDGSEEFLEGATTTEAPIANRSCCTIVSPRVCRKQSDEWVCFHRKQYVCSKVCTAKTMYLKPKKPYYQDPWLIMPPMLNPFAQLDLCQFGECPQPDCSGCLQGRRRCHPTCYTYDCMRDNSCQFIDLEEICKNKTEGICGLLGNKTAAVPTPQNQKKKTNSIKEGDA
- the LOC128709081 gene encoding uncharacterized protein LOC128709081 encodes the protein MNFVVLMTVAICLIGSSLDGAPTPCELPGVEDTVCEQTEYEAYRDCIEEAKAHRQKRQAQPCLPHIIEPVIQTAQPFEILVPVKPVGSMPAGPTVVKPTRKPMLKELDRTVIVAPDTSQIDDETEDYENSVHYRVPVNVTTVIRLTNIVNNTNHIHMPTTLNNTNVNNIHVYTNLTDGIPDDVAEPNRTGSKNEPCCTAVRPKSCHSSSHGIRCKHQKSQTCGPQCTSKIIHIQKRKRCNKTTGDCEEKIAYVPQPEKPTCVYIDDWPYVVCGKLANMSVVCAGCYDHYGVGYEAFNGHSRIHDHCRGCYDDAFDVGPRYRRGPVLRPFYYHQAPCFVTGDCANSYENCAPGCYGHDQIDPAWGNVGMPSFDPALDPSNMIYSDPDDFRVSNEVSDDWGVPTAKCAVVRDGTTVTIKNCTLGIDNPYMAAPASHPRYKEKWEEKKPTTSTTTTVTLITDDETDGSFNSGDGVTNNDLFFGEEYDDEENF
- the LOC128717832 gene encoding zonadhesin-like; translated protein: MLHVAFVVSVSRNETISRIPAGENETDGNVTAANVTDGNVTIVRNGILKRPNRQLAYNSFSPYVLSTPKNLPVGGGIQDLLPVGGGISTSRPSVTCPAGSIYRNGQCLQSLSYCGPGFNLVGNTCVGQAACQQGYNLVNGQCQLQASCATQMCGKVQVPPPLPPPPPPPPPPPIVTCTCEVGYIQVGNQCIKLASKPIETRTQESSHVEQLTCPAGYDLSYEDCVQHTTQEARCERGMLQDGVCVVSAECRYPFVSDGYGQCIKNTAIQTTCPPGFRPVGDVCHYNTGPECPSDYQKENGICILREQVPVNCGAGSFSEGKCVMENPECPPEYRASGGQCMLEHRTAPLCPPGTRPQGGVCIVQEISCPSGFTDRGGGVCVNQERRPVSCPNGARLVGDVCELEREICPRDFKLEYMQCVRYNQQPATCPREMRLLGGECISSSVRCEAGFTLRNGECVRELVGRHTCPPGSTQRNEQCVVAEPRCDTGFVLRDGICVQQIREQPRCPAGAQFRNGKCVMHVDDCPPGAVSRGGECVREEQMSPTCEVGFSYVRGRCLAQPQCEYGYNYRKVDSMCVSTTKTAMSCPSGTVLEGEQCISRDMICMEGYTLQGSQCVMQMTTPKVCPPGSTMHRDRCQTSIAAQCRDGSIARNGVCEIQEISYPSCPAGYSYYGGQCHGTMAPAAPAPAPSPCMYGGCVNPCTTGVCGFPCATGCATQRVPTIQSTQAASCPAGFNMNNGVCTRRSVTQLDCPYGYTMESGQCIAYHTMTCAAGSILQGDRCVRLQTQSASCREGFQQVGDLCVYMRPNCPSGYRNEDGTCVTVHEKAATCAIGSIMKQGYCVTIPTCPSDYYMHKDLCRREEHTVINCRDGFVLIDGECIAQTSCSAGFQLEGNTCVRVEQRTLSCPPSSRLVRGLCVIGSPVCEHGYDYVGGRCVKTEYRRPICPPETRIRDNLCILARPPQCEYGYTFSGGQCTKLDRQPINCPSDFQVVNDRCISQRLICPVGYTLKGKECEREVRRTISCAYGSTLRGNLCIGESPFCEPGSRMVGEECVRVSYKLPECPPGTMLTNGRCVRSATCDPGYQLRGNFCVKRRVAHLTCAHGFLQDGNCVSSGPNCPPEYEMRRDQCVRRETTQPSCPLGGSLQNNICVIGRPECTNDFRHEDGRCTKVTRIRAQCRGNAVLRDGMCVTKMTTSSAYCSQGYTLQGGMCVRMTYAQPTCTTTSSASISSSNSVYSNNIVSSAPSISTISGSVVSSAPTIVTETIHSIPSYVPVDSGTSIASNVVTSYDDVRYNSKSSNNFDDYITEEKFVSSYEEYPTYSTYSSSPYDSSSYDGASYGGERYGGASYDSSSPSNSYVSPSIPSVMVKALQSNDSKKIREKRCTVNGPRVCTSVGASWTCKQNQYRDIASSYCESESSVIQLVVDQHISFNKTFIVMAPQVPEDEGLDGYDEEEDENDDDTDDEAEEENEDCSGCADQSYSCSKICFTYEECGDCTTIKLGSFCETTKSTELCEYLKIEG